Proteins encoded by one window of Streptobacillus canis:
- a CDS encoding YczE/YyaS/YitT family protein yields MNYKKVGLSLFFYALAGFGLALTIKAFIGVSAFSALNVSVADVLDAKVGMVTTFFNLVFMSLCLIFDKEKKITDYVLMFLAIIMFGSVIDFFLYIVLANFEVSNYVLRMLLFILGNALGAFGVGRVMHYNTLKFPIEFLCILLENKFGFKFVFTRYTIETMCVIISLSLSFIYKIPIYVREGTIISLLMFSIIVAYSKKIGE; encoded by the coding sequence ATGAATTATAAAAAGGTAGGACTTTCACTATTTTTCTATGCATTAGCTGGCTTTGGGTTAGCCTTAACTATTAAAGCATTTATAGGAGTAAGTGCATTTAGTGCTTTAAATGTTAGTGTGGCAGATGTTTTAGATGCAAAAGTAGGAATGGTTACAACATTTTTCAATTTAGTCTTTATGAGTTTATGTTTAATATTTGATAAAGAAAAGAAAATTACGGATTATGTATTAATGTTTTTAGCGATAATAATGTTTGGTTCAGTAATAGACTTTTTCCTATACATAGTACTTGCAAATTTTGAAGTATCAAATTATGTATTAAGAATGTTATTGTTTATTTTAGGTAATGCTTTAGGGGCCTTTGGAGTAGGAAGAGTTATGCACTACAATACTCTTAAATTCCCTATAGAATTCTTATGTATATTACTTGAAAATAAATTTGGATTTAAATTTGTATTTACTAGATATACTATAGAAACTATGTGTGTAATAATTTCACTATCTTTAAGTTTTATATACAAAATACCAATATATGTTAGAGAAGGAACTATAATCTCATTATTAATGTTTTCAATTATAGTTGCATATTCAAAAAAAATAGGGGAGTAA
- a CDS encoding Imm51 family immunity protein, whose translation MNEYIELVNNEDFIDICLYLTEDIPYEIGEKMEAIDKRAYMNGKNWAAFFDYYVRTYRPELLLDLQHDYDDGIYVGFYITIPENEPRAKKYMEMIKSLFENEEKIYDIIRNKVDEIGWE comes from the coding sequence ATGAATGAGTATATAGAATTAGTGAATAATGAAGATTTTATAGATATTTGCCTATATCTTACAGAAGATATACCTTATGAAATAGGTGAAAAAATGGAAGCTATAGATAAAAGAGCTTACATGAATGGTAAAAACTGGGCTGCATTCTTTGATTATTACGTAAGAACATATAGACCAGAGTTATTACTTGATCTTCAACATGATTATGATGATGGTATTTATGTAGGTTTTTATATCACTATACCAGAAAATGAACCAAGAGCAAAAAAATATATGGAAATGATAAAATCATTATTTGAAAATGAAGAAAAAATTTATGATATTATTAGAAATAAAGTAGATGAAATAGGATGGGAATAA